Proteins encoded by one window of Chondromyces crocatus:
- a CDS encoding ArsA family ATPase, with protein sequence MTPPARPGQPASPPPAWRSPAGFESAPGGLGALLDSRRVILCVGCGGVGKTTTSAALGLAAARRGKRVLCLTIDPARRLSQSLGIEEMTTEAQTIDPAVFARAGVDVPGSMTVMMLDTKSTFDSLVTQLAPSAEQRDRILGNVLYKYISTSLAGTQEYMAMEKLYAVKDDPAYDIILLDTPPTTNALDFLDAPERLVGAIDSAATRWFVQAFQSSGKLSLNLLARSTAAVLKGMGKLTGSGFLEQVASFITEINTVFGGWRARAETVSAALRGPDVAYVLVTTPDPLCVREVLFFADRLREQKMKRDAFVVNRVHPVYASKPSPEAVDSVIAGHAEFGAHGAARLLQAVDDESRVGALDRRHLIDLDMAIATERRGGSLRVDVPAFPYDIYDVVRLARVSDVLAPFTSSGAPTT encoded by the coding sequence GTGACTCCTCCTGCACGGCCTGGCCAGCCCGCATCCCCGCCTCCGGCATGGCGCTCGCCCGCCGGCTTCGAGAGCGCTCCCGGAGGCCTCGGCGCCTTGCTCGACAGCCGCCGCGTGATCCTCTGTGTCGGTTGCGGCGGTGTCGGCAAGACGACCACCTCGGCAGCGCTCGGCCTCGCCGCCGCACGGCGCGGCAAGCGCGTCCTTTGCCTCACCATCGACCCTGCCCGGCGACTCTCTCAGAGTCTCGGTATCGAGGAGATGACGACAGAGGCGCAGACCATCGACCCGGCTGTCTTCGCCCGTGCGGGGGTCGATGTCCCGGGCTCGATGACGGTGATGATGCTCGACACGAAGTCGACCTTCGACAGCCTCGTCACCCAGCTCGCTCCCTCTGCGGAGCAGCGGGACCGCATCCTCGGGAACGTGCTCTACAAGTACATCTCCACCTCCCTCGCCGGAACGCAGGAGTACATGGCGATGGAGAAGCTCTACGCGGTGAAGGACGACCCCGCCTACGACATCATCTTGCTGGACACGCCCCCCACCACGAACGCGCTCGACTTCCTCGACGCTCCAGAGCGCCTCGTCGGTGCCATCGACAGCGCCGCGACGCGCTGGTTCGTGCAAGCGTTCCAGAGCTCGGGCAAGCTGTCGCTCAACCTCCTCGCCCGTTCGACCGCGGCCGTCCTGAAGGGGATGGGCAAGCTCACGGGTTCGGGCTTCCTGGAGCAGGTCGCCTCGTTCATCACGGAGATCAACACCGTTTTCGGCGGCTGGCGGGCTCGAGCCGAGACGGTCTCCGCGGCCCTCCGAGGGCCGGACGTGGCGTACGTACTGGTCACCACGCCAGACCCGCTCTGCGTCCGTGAGGTCCTCTTCTTCGCCGATCGTCTGCGGGAGCAGAAGATGAAGCGCGACGCGTTCGTGGTGAACCGGGTCCACCCCGTCTATGCCTCCAAGCCTTCACCGGAGGCGGTGGATTCAGTGATCGCCGGGCACGCAGAGTTCGGCGCGCATGGCGCGGCGCGTCTACTCCAGGCCGTCGACGACGAGAGCCGGGTGGGCGCGCTCGACCGGCGTCATCTCATCGATCTCGACATGGCAATTGCCACCGAGCGTCGGGGAGGGTCTCTCCGGGTGGATGTTCCGGCATTCCCTTACGACATCTACGACGTCGTGCGGTTGGCTCGTGTCTCTGACGTGCTCGCGCCGTTCACGTCGTCTGGTGCACCTACGACCTGA
- a CDS encoding tyrosine-protein phosphatase has product MRGFIDLHAHWVAGVDDGARSFADSMNLLSALHSAGFDKVVATPHMRPGMFDNTRDQLCTAYEATCEALRGTRQTLPELGLASEHFFDDVVYQRLLEGLALPYPGGHAVLVEFPSRSFPAQVAHRFFDLRRRCKLRPVLAHPERYEPVFKEVRVLDPLIDGGALLLLDVAALVGKYGRAPRRAAEELLDEGYYYAACSDAHHAKDVIDVERGIAALFQRVGEEEATFLMVDGPRGILDGKIED; this is encoded by the coding sequence ATGCGCGGGTTCATCGACCTGCATGCTCACTGGGTCGCCGGAGTCGACGACGGCGCCAGAAGCTTCGCCGACAGCATGAACTTGCTTTCCGCGCTGCATTCTGCGGGGTTCGACAAGGTCGTGGCCACCCCCCACATGCGCCCCGGCATGTTCGACAACACCCGCGATCAGCTCTGCACCGCCTACGAAGCGACCTGTGAAGCGCTCCGGGGAACGCGGCAGACACTCCCCGAGCTCGGCCTCGCCTCCGAGCACTTCTTCGACGATGTGGTTTACCAGCGCCTCCTCGAAGGCCTCGCCCTCCCCTACCCCGGAGGGCACGCCGTCCTGGTGGAGTTCCCGAGCCGCAGCTTCCCCGCACAGGTAGCGCACAGGTTCTTCGACCTCCGACGGCGGTGCAAGCTTCGCCCCGTGCTGGCTCACCCTGAGCGCTACGAGCCAGTCTTCAAGGAGGTGAGGGTGCTCGACCCGCTGATCGACGGCGGCGCGTTGCTGCTCCTCGACGTCGCTGCGCTCGTTGGCAAATACGGACGTGCACCGCGACGGGCCGCCGAGGAGCTGCTCGACGAAGGCTACTACTACGCCGCCTGCAGCGACGCGCACCACGCGAAGGACGTGATCGACGTCGAGCGGGGTATTGCCGCGCTGTTCCAGCGGGTCGGTGAGGAAGAGGCGACCTTCTTGATGGTGGACGGTCCACGAGGGATCCTCGACGGCAAGATCGAGGACTGA
- a CDS encoding serine/threonine-protein kinase, whose amino-acid sequence MGGALHLGSGTTLGRYELVLKVASGGMGEVWAARLKREHGYQQLFAIKVLRPELAEDPALQRMFLDEAEVAARIRHPNVVQGVDRGQYRGTPYLVMEWVAGEPLSAALRGAAGRPAPALVAARIAYQICAGLESAHELCDDDGRPLGLVHCDVSPENVLITSEGLVRLVDFGVALYGGPPLSERSGLIPIEAWVAAPPSSGQRGELRGKAPYMAPEHILGAPSDRRADLFAVGILLYEMLAGTHPFLADDDQITMTRIASDYPLAPISSRPRARLRVPAPSGPPVPPALEHVVLSALARAPERRFQTAGALMQALDEAVPGAALPSSDHAVAQWLHEVLGEALQLRARKLREALEAVEHQPRDRRRMPRCGSPSDVEPCVYTLAVTSTEASGVFPSASGIFPSPVRSRAVALERVGGVERAESAVEAPPESRREGPVSRGARAGTAMVVAAVTCALFGSATTGDSNIPPPALDRDPPSSREGGAPRSAARPSLDSPFRPATHTLTAPAHPAARPLRDGVAPQGADSAVSREESLEEVEPRGRALAAP is encoded by the coding sequence GTGGGGGGCGCACTGCATCTGGGCTCGGGGACGACCCTCGGGCGTTATGAGCTCGTCCTGAAGGTCGCCTCGGGCGGCATGGGAGAGGTCTGGGCCGCGCGGCTGAAGCGAGAGCACGGGTATCAGCAGCTCTTCGCAATCAAGGTGCTGAGGCCGGAACTCGCCGAGGATCCTGCCTTGCAGCGAATGTTCCTCGACGAGGCGGAAGTCGCCGCACGGATTCGACACCCCAATGTCGTGCAGGGCGTCGATCGTGGGCAATATCGTGGCACGCCCTACCTGGTCATGGAATGGGTGGCCGGTGAGCCGCTGTCCGCTGCACTCCGCGGTGCAGCAGGTCGGCCCGCACCTGCGCTCGTCGCCGCGCGGATCGCCTACCAGATCTGCGCAGGGCTCGAGTCGGCACACGAGCTTTGTGACGACGACGGGAGGCCGCTCGGGCTCGTTCATTGCGACGTCTCGCCCGAGAACGTGCTGATTACGTCGGAGGGCCTGGTCCGACTGGTCGATTTCGGGGTGGCACTCTATGGTGGTCCGCCGCTGTCGGAACGGAGCGGTCTCATCCCGATCGAGGCGTGGGTCGCGGCGCCTCCGTCCTCCGGGCAGCGCGGCGAGTTGCGCGGGAAAGCGCCCTACATGGCGCCAGAGCACATCCTCGGCGCGCCGAGCGATCGTCGCGCCGATCTCTTCGCCGTGGGGATTCTTCTATACGAGATGCTGGCCGGGACCCACCCCTTCCTCGCAGACGACGACCAGATCACCATGACCCGCATCGCCAGCGATTATCCGCTGGCGCCCATCTCGTCTCGACCGCGAGCGCGCCTCCGGGTTCCGGCGCCGAGCGGGCCTCCTGTCCCGCCGGCGCTCGAACATGTGGTGCTCTCCGCGCTCGCCAGGGCGCCAGAGCGACGCTTCCAGACGGCGGGAGCGCTGATGCAAGCGCTCGACGAAGCCGTCCCGGGCGCGGCGCTGCCGAGCAGCGATCACGCCGTGGCTCAGTGGCTCCACGAGGTGCTCGGGGAGGCGCTGCAGCTGCGGGCTCGCAAGCTGCGTGAGGCGCTGGAGGCAGTGGAGCACCAACCGCGGGATCGACGGCGGATGCCTCGGTGTGGGTCCCCCTCGGACGTCGAGCCGTGCGTGTACACCCTGGCGGTGACATCCACCGAGGCTTCGGGCGTGTTCCCGAGCGCTTCAGGAATTTTTCCGAGTCCGGTCAGGTCTCGCGCGGTGGCGCTCGAGCGCGTCGGGGGTGTGGAGCGGGCCGAGTCGGCCGTCGAGGCTCCGCCGGAGAGCCGCCGCGAGGGTCCCGTCAGCCGCGGTGCGCGGGCTGGGACAGCCATGGTGGTGGCTGCCGTGACCTGCGCGCTGTTCGGCTCAGCGACCACGGGCGACAGCAACATTCCTCCTCCGGCGCTGGATCGAGATCCTCCTTCCTCACGTGAAGGGGGCGCTCCTCGCTCGGCAGCGCGTCCCTCCCTGGACAGTCCATTCCGGCCAGCGACCCACACGCTGACTGCGCCTGCGCATCCGGCGGCGAGGCCCCTGCGGGACGGAGTGGCTCCGCAGGGAGCGGATTCAGCAGTCTCCAGGGAGGAGTCGCTGGAGGAGGTCGAGCCGCGGGGGCGCGCACTCGCGGCGCCATGA
- a CDS encoding serine/threonine-protein kinase has protein sequence MNGSGTLEHAPGATTGLVPGERIGPYELLFQAAEGGMATIWAARPWNTSGAQNVVAVKILSDVLREDPEGRAMFLDEARTAARITHPNIGQVLDYGEDRGQLYLAMDWIEGESLARLDAAQRARGGRLPLRWVLQVAAAACVGLHAAHEARDDDGELMHLVHRDVSPQNVMVTVDGMVKVVDFGVAKSRRRAQVTRVGVIKGKTGYFSPEQIAGHEIDRRSDIFSFGIMLYVLCTDHHPFRGRSAIETVQNIATRDPFSPRDMVPDMPRALDALILRALSKDPADRFDSALELGRALELINYTLGSAEASTRGDARVDEHLSNQQVGALVHTLLPGSADERRERLAQTAARLDAARERTAAQTSACPEAEASGSCAHGAGESALRASLSLTGVSTPEPPYTEGTCAISSPPRGESVSTEVLNPRLSQEGAGSAQKLRPAQPRPLGLLSVLALLGALALVTRAGEQLAGSAAAWDRPPAAQARAGVATEMIGAAFAAQGASTPSPPDDATPHLSGTTPPEPALPTSDPRRATPSEEAASPKPPRGTSRLRSPCSVPVTTSTPAPSSSAHQRSAPRPAPAPSLLEDPADPRRRSH, from the coding sequence ATGAACGGAAGCGGCACGCTGGAGCATGCGCCTGGGGCGACGACGGGTCTCGTGCCTGGCGAGAGAATCGGTCCTTATGAGCTGCTGTTCCAGGCGGCAGAAGGTGGAATGGCGACCATCTGGGCCGCCCGCCCCTGGAATACGAGCGGCGCGCAGAACGTGGTGGCCGTGAAAATCCTCTCCGACGTCCTGCGGGAAGACCCGGAGGGACGCGCCATGTTCCTCGACGAAGCGCGCACGGCGGCGAGAATCACCCACCCCAACATCGGACAGGTTCTCGATTACGGGGAAGACCGAGGCCAGCTCTACCTGGCCATGGACTGGATCGAAGGAGAATCGCTGGCACGCCTCGACGCCGCCCAGCGCGCCCGGGGCGGCAGACTCCCGCTGCGCTGGGTGCTCCAGGTCGCTGCTGCCGCCTGCGTCGGACTGCACGCCGCGCACGAAGCGAGAGACGACGACGGGGAGCTCATGCACCTCGTCCACCGCGACGTCTCCCCCCAGAACGTGATGGTCACCGTCGACGGCATGGTGAAGGTAGTCGACTTCGGCGTGGCGAAGTCGCGCCGCCGCGCCCAGGTGACGCGTGTCGGCGTCATCAAGGGCAAGACGGGGTATTTCTCTCCGGAGCAGATCGCCGGCCACGAGATCGATCGACGGAGTGACATCTTCTCGTTCGGGATCATGCTCTACGTGCTCTGCACCGATCACCACCCGTTCCGCGGGCGCAGCGCCATCGAGACGGTGCAGAACATCGCCACGCGCGACCCGTTCTCACCGCGTGACATGGTCCCCGACATGCCCCGCGCCCTCGATGCGCTCATCCTGCGCGCCCTCTCCAAGGACCCAGCAGATCGGTTCGACAGCGCGCTGGAACTCGGGCGCGCGCTGGAACTCATCAACTACACCCTCGGCTCGGCGGAGGCCTCGACCCGCGGTGACGCGCGTGTCGACGAGCACCTCTCGAACCAGCAGGTCGGCGCCCTGGTCCACACCCTGCTGCCCGGCTCGGCCGACGAACGCAGGGAGCGCCTGGCCCAGACAGCGGCGCGGCTCGATGCCGCCCGGGAGCGCACAGCAGCTCAGACCAGCGCCTGTCCAGAGGCGGAAGCGAGCGGCTCCTGTGCGCATGGAGCCGGGGAGTCCGCCCTCCGGGCGAGCCTCTCGCTCACGGGCGTGTCGACCCCCGAACCGCCGTATACGGAGGGGACATGCGCCATCAGCTCGCCTCCTCGCGGCGAGTCCGTGTCGACCGAGGTCCTGAACCCCCGCCTTTCGCAGGAGGGTGCCGGGAGCGCCCAGAAGCTTCGCCCCGCGCAGCCCAGGCCGCTGGGCTTGCTCTCCGTGCTTGCCCTCCTCGGCGCCCTCGCCCTGGTCACGCGCGCCGGAGAGCAGCTCGCTGGGTCCGCCGCTGCGTGGGACCGCCCCCCAGCCGCACAGGCGCGCGCTGGCGTGGCCACGGAGATGATCGGCGCCGCCTTCGCTGCCCAGGGGGCTTCCACGCCGTCGCCGCCCGACGACGCCACCCCTCACCTCTCCGGGACGACGCCACCCGAGCCAGCACTCCCCACGAGCGATCCTCGACGCGCCACGCCATCCGAAGAGGCTGCGTCGCCCAAACCTCCCCGCGGGACCTCGCGGCTGCGCTCCCCGTGCAGCGTCCCTGTCACGACGTCGACTCCCGCCCCCTCGTCGAGCGCCCATCAGAGGTCAGCCCCGAGGCCGGCCCCAGCCCCCTCACTCCTTGAAGATCCCGCAGACCCACGCCGAAGATCCCACTGA
- a CDS encoding DUF420 domain-containing protein produces MPSPLRPVALLARTSDRSFYVFNAILSTAALAFLAYILLVRRGGGGADLRFLPPINAMFNGLAAALLVAAWVAIKRRAVLVHKYLMVAAFAASSLFLVCYLAYHFVHGDTKFQGTGAIRGVYFFILITHIVLSMGIVPMALASFYFAFKASFEKHRRVAKILLPIWLYVSITGVVIFFMLRGSPTAVP; encoded by the coding sequence ATGCCGTCGCCCCTCCGCCCCGTGGCGCTCCTCGCCCGGACCAGCGACAGGAGCTTCTACGTCTTCAACGCCATCCTCTCGACGGCGGCGCTGGCTTTCCTCGCATACATCCTGCTGGTGCGTCGCGGGGGGGGAGGCGCGGATCTGCGCTTCTTGCCGCCCATCAACGCGATGTTCAACGGGCTCGCGGCCGCGCTGCTCGTGGCGGCGTGGGTGGCCATCAAGCGCCGCGCGGTGCTCGTCCACAAGTACCTGATGGTGGCGGCGTTCGCGGCGTCGTCGCTGTTCCTCGTCTGCTATCTGGCGTACCACTTCGTGCACGGCGACACGAAGTTCCAGGGGACGGGGGCGATCCGGGGCGTCTACTTCTTCATCCTGATCACCCACATCGTGCTGTCGATGGGGATCGTGCCGATGGCGCTCGCGTCGTTCTACTTCGCGTTCAAGGCGTCCTTCGAGAAGCACCGTCGGGTGGCGAAGATCCTGCTGCCCATCTGGCTCTACGTCTCGATCACCGGCGTGGTGATCTTCTTCATGCTGCGGGGCAGTCCGACCGCCGTGCCCTGA
- the gor gene encoding glutathione-disulfide reductase: MSTSYQYDLFVIGAGSGGVRAARMSGSYGARVAIAEGKYLGGTCVNAGCIPKKLLYYASHFHEDFEDARGYGWDVTAPGFDWSTLVRNKDKEIERLNGVYDRLLTNAGVKLFRGRARVIGPHEVEVDGQRVTAERILVATGGKPRMPDIPGKELAISSDEAFHLPELPKRVVISGGGYIAVEFAGILAGLGARVTMAVRGLHLLNGFDDDIRSFLAEEMIKKGIEIKPNTEVSCLARRDDGALCVALQDGTEIEADTALFAIGRVPNVQGLGLEEVGVTLAPNGSVVVDDGFKTSVPSIYAIGDVIGRVALTPVAIAEAMALSRALFRGQPVKMDYHNIPTAVFSQPSIGTVGLTEAQAREACKKLDVYASTFRPLKHTLSGRQEKTMMKLLVDKETDKVLGVHMVGPDAGEITQGFAVALKCGATKAQFDATVGIHPTSAEELVTMREPLPDPPSS, translated from the coding sequence ATGAGCACATCCTACCAGTACGACCTCTTCGTGATCGGCGCTGGCTCGGGGGGCGTGCGCGCCGCCCGGATGTCCGGCAGCTACGGTGCGCGTGTCGCCATCGCCGAGGGCAAATACCTCGGGGGGACCTGCGTGAACGCGGGATGCATCCCCAAGAAGCTCCTGTACTACGCAAGCCACTTCCACGAGGACTTCGAGGACGCCCGGGGCTACGGGTGGGACGTGACGGCGCCCGGCTTCGACTGGAGCACGCTGGTCCGCAACAAGGACAAGGAGATCGAGCGGCTGAACGGCGTCTACGATCGCCTGCTCACCAACGCCGGGGTCAAGCTCTTCCGGGGGCGCGCCCGGGTGATCGGACCGCACGAGGTCGAGGTGGACGGTCAGCGCGTCACCGCGGAGCGGATCCTGGTCGCGACGGGCGGCAAGCCGCGCATGCCGGACATCCCCGGCAAGGAGCTGGCGATCTCCTCCGACGAGGCGTTCCACTTGCCCGAGTTGCCGAAGCGGGTGGTCATCAGCGGCGGCGGCTACATCGCGGTGGAGTTCGCCGGCATCCTGGCCGGCCTCGGAGCGCGCGTCACGATGGCCGTGCGCGGTCTGCACCTGCTCAACGGGTTCGACGACGACATCCGGTCCTTCCTGGCCGAGGAGATGATCAAGAAGGGGATCGAGATCAAGCCGAACACCGAGGTGAGCTGCCTCGCGCGTCGTGACGACGGCGCGCTGTGCGTGGCGCTCCAGGACGGCACCGAGATCGAGGCCGACACGGCACTCTTCGCCATCGGTCGCGTCCCCAATGTGCAGGGGCTGGGCCTCGAAGAGGTCGGGGTGACGCTGGCACCGAACGGGTCGGTCGTCGTCGACGATGGGTTCAAGACGTCGGTGCCGTCGATCTACGCGATCGGGGATGTGATCGGCCGGGTCGCGCTCACGCCGGTGGCGATCGCCGAGGCGATGGCGCTCTCGCGGGCGCTGTTCCGCGGGCAGCCGGTGAAGATGGATTACCACAACATCCCGACGGCGGTGTTCAGCCAGCCGAGCATCGGCACGGTGGGGCTCACCGAGGCGCAGGCGCGGGAGGCCTGCAAGAAGCTCGACGTGTACGCCTCCACGTTCCGCCCCCTCAAGCACACGCTGAGCGGGCGTCAGGAGAAGACGATGATGAAGCTGCTCGTGGACAAGGAGACCGACAAGGTGCTCGGCGTCCACATGGTCGGCCCGGACGCGGGCGAGATCACCCAAGGCTTCGCAGTGGCGTTGAAATGCGGGGCCACCAAGGCCCAGTTCGACGCGACCGTCGGCATCCACCCCACCTCGGCAGAGGAGCTCGTGACCATGCGCGAGCCGCTGCCGGACCCACCCAGCAGCTAG
- a CDS encoding zinc-binding alcohol dehydrogenase family protein yields MKAVGLTRYLPIQDPEALVDVELPDPEPSARDLLVRVHAVAVNPVDTKVRSPKDKVEPSPRVLGWDAAGVVEAVGPDCTLFKVGDPVYYAGDITRPGCNSQLHLVDERIVGKKPSSLDWAEAASIPLTALTAWESFQDRLGIDPTGDHAGRSLLIIGGGGGVGSIGIQLAKLWGLRVIATASRPESEAWCRELGADHVIDHRKPLAEGLAAIGLQTVDFIANFVDTAAYWDTMADLIRPQGRIVGIVETKTPVNVTRLQGKSAGFIFEMMFTRAMFKTEDMQAQHTILDQVADLLDTGRLRGTLRTRLGTIDAENLRRAHAQLESGHTAGKLALEGWG; encoded by the coding sequence ATGAAAGCCGTCGGCCTCACCCGCTACCTGCCGATCCAGGACCCCGAAGCCCTCGTCGACGTCGAACTCCCCGACCCCGAGCCGAGTGCGCGCGACCTCCTGGTCCGCGTCCACGCCGTCGCCGTCAACCCGGTCGACACCAAGGTGCGCTCCCCCAAGGACAAGGTCGAGCCTTCTCCTCGCGTCCTCGGCTGGGACGCGGCAGGCGTCGTCGAGGCCGTCGGCCCCGACTGCACCCTCTTCAAGGTCGGCGACCCGGTCTACTACGCCGGCGACATCACCCGACCCGGCTGCAACAGCCAGCTCCACCTCGTGGACGAGCGCATCGTCGGCAAGAAGCCCAGCTCCCTCGACTGGGCCGAGGCCGCCTCCATCCCCCTCACCGCCCTCACGGCCTGGGAGTCGTTCCAGGACCGCCTCGGCATCGACCCCACAGGCGACCACGCCGGCCGAAGCTTGCTGATCATCGGCGGCGGTGGCGGCGTCGGGTCCATCGGCATCCAGCTCGCCAAGCTCTGGGGTCTCCGCGTCATCGCCACCGCGTCGCGGCCCGAGAGCGAGGCCTGGTGCCGGGAACTCGGCGCCGATCACGTGATCGACCACCGCAAGCCCCTCGCAGAGGGCCTCGCCGCCATCGGCCTCCAGACCGTCGACTTCATCGCCAACTTCGTCGACACCGCCGCCTACTGGGACACCATGGCCGACCTGATCCGCCCCCAGGGCCGCATCGTCGGCATCGTCGAGACGAAGACCCCCGTGAACGTCACCCGACTCCAGGGAAAGAGCGCCGGCTTCATCTTCGAGATGATGTTCACCCGCGCCATGTTCAAGACCGAGGACATGCAGGCGCAGCACACCATCCTCGACCAGGTCGCCGATCTCCTCGACACCGGACGCCTCCGCGGCACCCTGCGGACCCGGCTCGGCACCATCGACGCCGAGAACCTCCGACGCGCGCACGCCCAGCTCGAGAGCGGCCACACCGCGGGCAAGCTCGCGCTCGAAGGCTGGGGATGA
- a CDS encoding lysylphosphatidylglycerol synthase domain-containing protein encodes MPSLAAVALVAFAVSRIQPDAFLDALARVDPLAYITFSIAFVFALLAADSFATVLVYRGAGLPVRYRDFFVLRGASYLPSLLNHHVGQAFLTLALSRAHGASLARTAGSTLLVYASWLGCLLLLAAVTFPLHGASLAWTALTLAPGVLYLGVLTVRPALLARTRLLAPLFEAGVRGHLVALITRLPHLAVLFLGTWIPFSFFGVHIPLTTALVRVPVLMVAVTLPITPQGLGTRDLLAPPLFEAFTPGDTHEARLAVLSACTTSWAAAITLVEAVLGLALLRSAMPRVMTSRAHHRTMSSDRFARSSVQEDIDNSTSEDLKERSASAEEEKRADLP; translated from the coding sequence TTGCCGTCACTCGCGGCCGTCGCGCTCGTGGCCTTCGCCGTCTCCCGCATCCAGCCGGACGCCTTCCTGGACGCCCTCGCGCGCGTCGATCCCCTCGCCTACATCACTTTCTCCATCGCCTTCGTCTTCGCCCTGCTCGCGGCCGACAGCTTCGCCACGGTGCTCGTCTACCGCGGCGCCGGCCTCCCCGTGCGCTACCGCGACTTCTTCGTCCTGCGTGGCGCCTCGTACCTGCCTTCGCTCCTCAACCACCACGTCGGCCAGGCCTTCCTCACGCTCGCCCTCTCCCGCGCGCACGGCGCCTCGCTCGCGCGCACCGCTGGCTCCACCCTGCTCGTCTATGCCTCCTGGCTCGGCTGCTTGCTCCTCCTCGCCGCCGTGACCTTCCCCTTGCACGGCGCCTCGCTCGCCTGGACGGCGCTGACGCTCGCTCCAGGTGTTCTCTACCTCGGCGTCCTCACCGTGCGCCCCGCGCTGCTCGCCAGAACGCGCCTCCTCGCACCGCTCTTCGAGGCGGGTGTACGTGGCCATCTCGTCGCCTTGATCACCCGCCTCCCGCACCTCGCCGTGCTGTTCCTCGGCACCTGGATCCCCTTCTCGTTCTTCGGCGTCCACATCCCGCTCACCACCGCGCTCGTGCGCGTCCCGGTGCTCATGGTCGCCGTCACGCTGCCCATCACCCCGCAGGGCCTTGGCACACGCGACCTGCTCGCGCCTCCCTTGTTCGAGGCGTTCACCCCGGGTGACACCCACGAAGCGCGCCTCGCCGTGCTCTCCGCGTGCACCACGAGCTGGGCGGCAGCGATCACCCTCGTCGAAGCCGTTCTCGGCCTCGCGCTGCTTCGATCCGCCATGCCGCGCGTCATGACGTCGCGCGCGCATCACCGGACGATGTCATCCGACCGGTTTGCGCGGTCGTCAGTTCAGGAGGACATAGACAACAGCACGAGTGAGGATTTGAAGGAGCGATCCGCCTCGGCCGAAGAAGAGAAGAGGGCCGACTTGCCGTGA